The following is a genomic window from uncultured Hyphomonas sp..
CTGCTGGTAAGTGTCGGTCACGTTCTGAAGTGTCATGCAAAAGCCTCCCTTATGGCAATGGCCACGGGCGGCATGTTTTGGCCGTCTCAGCGTGGCTTGCTGCGTTTCCTGTTCGCCGACAGCTTACCGGAAGAGGGCTTGCTGCCAAGTCGTGACTTGGGGGAACTGCGCTCGGCGCTGGTCGACCATTCTTCGTCCGGTTTGCGGCCCGGCTTTCCACGCGGCTTACCGGCAGGCCGCGGCGCGGTTTTCAGGCCGCTTCTGCCGCTTTTGGAAGCCGGTTTACGCGGCGTGGCGGGGGCCTTGCGGGGGGCGATATCGCCGCCTCCCAGCCCCTCGTAGAGATGGCCAACGGCCTGTGCCAGCAGGTCCGGCGGCACTTCGTCCACCTGGCCGGGTTTCAGGTCCACCAGTTCAAACGGGCCGTAGGAGACACGGATCAGCCGGTTGACCATCAGGTCCAGGGATTCCAGCGCGCGCCGCACCTCACGCTTCTTGCCTTCGGCCAGCGTGACTGTCAGCCAGTTGTTGGCGCCGGTCTCCCGGTCCAGCACTGCCCGGATCGGCTGGTACTTCACCCCTTCAACCGTGATGCCCTGGGCGAGCTTCTCGATCTTCTCCGGCGTCACGGTGCCATGGGCGCGGACGCGATAAGTCCGTTCCAGGCCGCTGGCGGGCAGCTCCAGCGCGCGGGCGAGTGCGCCGTCATTGGTCAGCAGCAACAGGCCCTCGGTGGTCAGGTCGAGACGGCCAACCGTCATAACGCGGGGCAGGGTGCGCGGCAGTTCGTCGAAGATGGTCCGGCGGCCTTCCGGGTCCACATTCGTGGTGATCAGGCCGGATGGCTTGTGATAGCGCCAGACACGGGTCGCTTCAGGGGCGGAGATCGTGCGGCGCCCAACGCGGATCAGCTCCTTGCCGGTCACCTTGAAGGCCGGTGAGGTCAGCTTCCTGCCGTCGACCGTGACCTTGCCTTCCACGATCAGGCGCTCGACTTCGCGGCGGGAGGCGACGCCCGCCCGTGCGAGGTATTTCGCGATCCGTTCGCCTTCGCTCCAGTCGGCTTCAGGTGCCGGACCGCGCGCAGCGGCCGGCCTGCCCTTGGGGCCTGGCTTGTGGTTTGGTTTGTTGCCGGGCTTGCCGCCCGGTCTGCCTTTCGCACCAGCAGGTTTGCTGCGCGGGCGGCCCGTCTCTCGACGCTCCGTCATGATGGCTTCCTTTCAATGTCAGAGGCCCGAATCCGTCATCCGGGCGTCCGATGCAAGGGCTTTTGGCCGCCCCGGGGACCGATCAGGTGAACGTTTGGATGATTTCGTAGATCTGGATGAGGTTCGCACCGATCGCCAGGCCGATGATAATCTCCAGCGGAATCCAGATGGGGATCAGGCCGCGCGTGCGGTTCTTGTCCTTGTCCACCAGAAGCGAAATCGAACGCCCAATGCCCGCGCCGATCCAGCCGAGCGCCAGCGGCAGCGCGGCAAACCCGGCATAGATGGCAGGCAGGTTCAGCGCGATCAGCAAGGCGGACAGGTGCGCCATCAGGAACAAGCCGCCATAGGTGGCGCGGAATTCCGAATAGCCGCCGGGCCGGGCCGGATCGGGATCTTCCACGAGGCGGACGACGCCGGATGCCCAGCGTGGGGAGATCAGCGCACCCAGCCCCATGGCGGCGCCGGACGCGAGGGCGACGCAGGAAATGATCTGGCCGTAGTGCATGCCGGTGTGTCCTCTCAGTTGGGGAGAAATTTAGGGCGCTTTTCGCCAGTGTCTAATGATGTCTTCAGTCTGCACTGAGCGAAAAAAAAGCGCCGGCCTTGTCGGGCCGGCGCTGGAGAGTGGGGTTTCAGCGGGGGTTAAGCCTTGCGCGCTTCCTCTGCCGGAGTGCCAAACGCATTGATGCTCGGGCGGCCCAGGAAGTAACCCTGGCCGCGGCGGACGCCGAGCAGCTTGAGGGTACGGAGCTCTGCTTCTGTCTCGATACCCTCCGCAACGATTTGGGCGCTCGTCTCACGGGTATAGTGCAGCAGGGCGGAGATCAGGGCCCGGCGCGCAAGGTCGGCATCGACATTGCGGGTCAGGCTGATGTCGACTTTCACGAAATCCGGGCTCAGCTGGATGATATGGCGCAGCGAGGAGTGACCGGCACCGGCATCGTCGACCGCGATGCGCAGGCCGCGCTTGCGCAGCGGGGCAAGGCATTTCGTGAACAGGTCATAGTCCTCGATGATCGCGTGCTCGGTGATCTCAAGCACGATGCGCGACAGTTGAAGTCCGGCGAAGGCAGGCGCAAATGCCGGGTTGATCACGGTCTGCGGCGAGGCGTTCACCGATACATACTGGTCAGCCGGCAGCACGTTGAGCGCCCGCACGGCGTGGCGGATCGCGGCCAGTTCCAGTTCGGCGGCGAGGCCGACTTCGGCGGCTTCGGCAAACCAGATGTCCGGCGTGCGGTAAGGCTCAGCCGAGAAGCGGGACAGCGCCTCGAAGCCCTTCGGCTGCATGTCGCCAAGGTCGACAATCGGCTGGTAAGCGATCTCGAAGGCTTTTTCCTCCAGCACCGACTCGATGCGGATACGCTTCTCGCGCATCAGGCGCTCGGTGCGGTGATTGGCGTGGATCTGCTGCGTGGCGAGATTTGCGAACAGGCGCATTGTCTCGAGGTCGCGGGAATTCAGGCTCTTGTTCGGCTTCGGGCTGAGGCAGGCGAACATGCCGTAGATCGTGCCGTCTTCCAGATGGATCGGGATGGCGATGTGAGAGCCGATCGGCATGGTGCGGGTGATCGGCAGCGACGCGGCCAGCTGGTTCTCGGACGTGTCCGGGATCATTTGCGGCAGGCGACCTGCGATGATCAGGCCGCAATAACCCTCATCCATGCTGCGGCTGGCGCCTGCGCGGATCAGGTGCTCATAGCCCGGCGCATCGACATTGCGGTAGACAACCCGGCCGTTCACGAACTGGGAGAGATAGGCCACCGGCATGTCGAGGTGCTCGCGAATGGCCCGCAGCGACGACTCGATGATTTGCGGTGAGGTCTCCGACGGCCCTTTGAGCATGGATGGGTCGAGTTGGAATGCGTTCATCAGTGCCCTCCCGGCGAGCGCCTGGCTTAAAAAGTAAATCCCCCTGCCGTCCTGGCAGCTACCGGGAGAACATAATTAGCTTTTTTTAAGCAAGCGGTGCCGGAAACGGCGGAATTCGGAAAAGAGAGTTGCCGACTTGGAAACCATGTTGAGCTAAGACAAGCTCGAGGCATCAGGTGACGCCGGCTTCCTTCCAGGCTTCCTTGGGCCAGCGGCGGTGTTGCCAGAACCACTGGCCGGGATGGGCGCGGACCTGGGCTTCGAGGAAAGTGTTGATCCGGGTTACCGAGCGGAGAATCTCGGCATCGGCATCACCGGTATCTTCGGGAACATACGGCGCATGGAACTCGATACGGAAACGGGCAGGGCCGGTGCGAACGGTCGAGACCGGCACGATCGGCACCTGGTATTTCAGGGCAAGGCGGGTAGGCCCCGGCGCCGTCATCGCGTCGCGCCCGAAGAAGGGTACGGCGACGCCTTCATTGAACTTCTGGTCATTCATCAACGCGATGGGCGAGCCTTTGGCGAGCGCCCGCATCAGTTCTCGCGTGCCGATGCCTTTGGGGGCGTTGATGGCCGTGCCGTAATCGTGGCGCAGTTTTGAAATGCGCCGGTCGATGTGCGGGTTGTTCAGCGCGCGATAGGTCATCACCGCGTGCGGGATGCGCTTGGTGATCGCCGCCGGCATGATTTCCCAATTGGCGAAATGGCCGGAGATGAAAACCGCGCCTTTGCCGCTGTCGCGGATGCGGTCCAGAATATCCAGGCCGACAATTTCGACCCGGCCGGACGTATACGGATCGATCTTCGGCAGGTGCGGCAGCTCGCCCGCAGTGCGCCCGGCAGACTCCCAGGCGGCCATGGCAGTTTCTTCCACCTGCGCATCGGTCCAGTCCGGGAAGGCCATTTTCAGGTTGCGCCGCATGGTCTTGTGCTGCGACAGGCGTGGGCCGATCTTGCGCAGCAGCCAGCCGCCGAAATTGGACGCGCGGTCTGGCCCCATCGCCTTGACCGGCGCCCAGTAGATCAGGTCCCACGCAATCGTTTCCAGCCGCCACTGGACCCGCTGCCAGAAGCTGGCGCGGTTATCGATGTCCCTGGGACGGACATATCCGGTTTTCTGCTGCGGATCGCTCATGCTTTTTCCGGCGTGAGAATTGGGGCGAGGAGCGCGGACAGCGCCGCCTCATCCTCAAAGCGGGCTTCGACGGGAAAGACAAGAATGCGCGCGCGTTCTGCCGCAGGCAAGCGCACATGGTCTTTCGACGTTGTGATGAGGCGCGCTCCGCGGGCGGCGGCGAGATCGTTCAGGAATTTGAGGTCGCTGTCCGTAAAGGCGTGATGGTCGCCATAAGGCACGCTGTCCTGCAGGTCGGCGCCGGCCTCTGTCAGGCTGTCGAAGAACTTCACCGGGCGGCCGATCCCGGCGAAAGCGACGAGCGGCCCTTCCGGCACATCGCCCGCAGGCGCCAGACCGGCACGCACCACGGGCAGGCGGGACTTCTGCACCGCCGTCAGCTCCTTGCCTTCGCCCATCAGGATCACACCGTCGGCGCGGGCGAGGCCGTCGGCCACCGGCTCGCGCAGTGGTCCCTTTGGCAAAACGTGGCCATTTCCGAACGGCGCGGCAGCGTCGATCACGATCAGGGAGAGATCCTTGGCGACGGATGGGTTCTGGTGCCCGTCATCCATGACGATCAACTGGACCCCGTCAGCCGCCATGGCGCGGGCGGCGTCGGCGCGGTCTTTCCCGATCCAGGCTTCGCCCGTTGCCGCCAGCATGAGCGGCTCGTCGCCGACATCGGCGGAGGTGTGCTTTGCGGGATCGACCTTCAGCGGACCTTCCAGCTTGCCGCCATAGCCTCGCGACAGGCTGGCGGCACGAAGGCCGGCTTCACTCGCCCTGCGCCGGATGGCTTCCACGACCGGGGTCTTGCCGACCCCGCCCACGGTCAGGTTGCCGACGCAGACGATCCGTGCCGGGATGGTCTCGGATTTCGCACGGGCCAGCTTGCGGCGGATGCCGAATGTGTAGAGCGCCGCCAGCGGCGTCAGCAGCAGGCGGGTTAGCGGGGCGGCTTCACGGGATCGCGGGTCAAGGCCGGCCGACCAGAAGTGCGGCGCCTTCATTCCAGCAGTCCTTTTTCAGGCAGCAACGGACGGATCGCCTCCAGCGTGACCTGCATCGGGGCGTCGGCTTCATATTCCAGCAGGTCCAATGAGGAGCTGGACGGGGGCGCCATGGTCACCAGCGCCCGGCCGATGGCTTTCGGTGTCTTGAGCAGGCGGATCAGGCCGCGCTCCGACAGGTCTTCCATCATTTCGGCGAAATTGAACACGTCCGGACTGGAAACGACCGGCTTGCCGAGCCGGATCGGTTCCAGCGGATTGTGCCCGCCAACATCCGGTGTGTGCCCGCCACCGAGATAAACGGCGTCGGCGAGGCGGAACCAGGTCCCCATTTCCCCCATCGTGTCTGCCAGAAGGACACGTGTATTCTGGTTCGGAACTTCGCCGCGGGAGCGCCGCGCGAATGGAATGTTGCGAGCGCGCAGCAGGTCCTCGATCACGGGGCCGCGTTCCGGATGACGCGGAGCGATGATCAGGGCGGCATCCGGCGCCGCTTTCATTGCGTCCAGGAACAGGGCTTCTTCCCCATCATGGGTCGAGGCGGCGAGGTAGCATTTGCGCAGGCCTTTGAAGCCTTCGTGCATCCGGCGCAGCTCGATGTCGTTCGCGGCAGGCGGCGGCAGGGCAGATTTCAGGTTGCCGGCGCAGACGACGGGCTTGCCCATCAGGTTTGCCAGCCGCCGGGCGGTGTCCTCATCCGCGGACAGTACGGTATCGAACCGGCCGACGAGGGCGCGGAAGGTCTGGTGGAAGCGCTGCCAGCCCTGCGCGGATTTCTCCGTCATACGGGCATTGACCAGCGCCCGTTTCGCGCCGGCCCTTTGTGCCTCCAGGATCAGGTTCGGCCAGATCTCGCCCTCGCCAAAGATGCACAGGCTGGGTTTCCAGTGGCGGATGAACCGGCGCGCAGCGGCAGGCGTATCGATCGGCGCCATCGTATAGACGGCATTGTCTGGCAACATCGGTCCCATCAGCTTGGCGGAGGTCTGGGTCTGGCTGGTGAACAGCAGCATCAGGTCCGGCCTTTCGTCCAGCAGGCGGTTGCCAAGCTCCAGCAGGAGACGGCTTTCGCCGACGCTGGCGCCATGCAGCCACACCAGGACGCCATTGTTCCGCAGCACGGGCAGGTGCCGCGCCATCCGCTCGTTCCGGCGTGAGAAGTCTTCCTTTCCCTGTTTGACCCGCGCACTCAGCACGAAGCCCAGAAAAGGCGATAGCGCGCTGGTCAGGACGCGATACACGTGCAGCGCGAGGGTCATCTGGAAGCGGGATCCATTTCTGTTTCCGATATGCGGCCGGACAGCATATCAGCCCGGCGCGTCGCTTCATCAAGTCGAACCTGCAATTCCGCGCGCACTGTTTCCGGGTCAGCGGAGCGCGGGGCTTCGACCGGTGCGCCCAGAATGATGGCGCCGCGGGTGAACGGGAAGGGGATGATGAACCGGTCCCAGGTTTTCAGCCGCCAGCAGGGATTGACCGACAAGGCATAGGGGACAATCGGGGCGCCGGCGCGCTGGGCGATCATGATGGCGCCGGGGCTGACCTTCTCGGCCGGGCCGCGGGGACCGTCCGGTGTAATGCAGACCGCGCTGCCGCTTTTCAGCAGGCGGGCGGCCTCTGCGATGGCGCGGGCGCCGCCCTTGTCCTTGCGTTTCTTCTTGTTCGCCGCCGATCCGCGGATGGCATGCAGGTCGAGATGATCGATTGCCCGGGCAACGGCTTCGCCGTCCGGCGACAGCGAGATCAGCATGGCGGCCCGGTTCACCCGGTCTTTCCAGCCGCGAATGAAGCGGATCCAGGCCGACGGCAGGATCATGATCCTTGAGTGCCAGGAGGCCACCACAACGCCGTCATGGTCCCGCCATGCCTGACGGGCGGCAGGGTCCACTTCAATCGTCCAGCGGATCGTGTGGGCCACCAGCGCCATCCAAGCCCAGATCAGGCGTCCCAGGATGGCGGCGACGATGGAAGAGCGGAGCAGCGATTTCATCGCGCGGCTTATAGCGTGGTTTGCGGAAGGGACCACGCATTGTCTCAGGTGGTTCTGGTAAACGGAGGAACGGCGGGAACGGAAATGGTGGGCGATACAAGGTTCGAACTTGTGACCCCTGCCGTGTGAAGGCAGTGCTCTACCACTGAGCTAATCGCCCGTTCCGGAAGAGAGCGGGGTTAATCTGACTGAGTCGAGAGGTCAAGCGGGGAAAGCTGAAGCAGGTGCATCGGCTTTGTGTCCCCCGAATGGACGACATTTTTCTGAGAGTTGTGTGACACACAAATCATAGCTGCTATGCAAAGATATGCTGCAATGCATGGTTTGCGAGTAGAGATTTCGGCGGCTGATTGTGGCGAAACCGGGGCTGTCCCCTATCTGCGGGACAAGCGTGGTATAAGGGATTTACGCTTTTCAGCAGGAACACCGTAAACATTACTGTCATATTCTCATTAAATGAACATCTGTTCATTCTGAACGTTTGTTCATCGAAAAACATTACGTTGGTTTCATTTGAAATAGGTCTTGAGATTGAACGCCAACATTGTCATTTTGCAGTCATACGAGACGAGCCGCGAACGGTTCGCAGAAATGTAGACCCTAAGAAGGACAGGCAGGGGCCCTTCGGCCCTGAAAAACAAAAACGCCTGGAGAGAGAGAAAATGAAAGACTGGTGTGACGAAGAAGGCGCAAAGCGCCTGCGTGAGAAAATTGCTGCCTATTGGGCCGAGCGTGGCTACGAAGTGGATGTTGACCTTGTCGACGCCGGCTTTGTGCCTGCCATGCGCAGCGCCCGTACCGATGTGCGCAGCAATATGGTGAACGGCATGCCCCGTCGCCGGATCAATCCGGATGCGTCGGCTGCTCGTCCGAGCTACCGTCCGCGCGCCGAAGCCACTGCCTAACTGATCAGGGCCTAACTGATCAGGCGCGAGAGCGCCGCTGGCAGTTGGGAATAGTGGGAGACGACAGCGTCCGCGCCAATCGCTTCCACTGTTTCGGCTTCATAGCCAAATGGCACAAATATGAAGGGCAGTCCGGCATTCCGGGCTGCCCTTTCGTCTGTCCGGCTGTCACCCACCATGATGGCGCGGGCCGGATCGCCGCCGGCTGCCTTGACCGCGCGCACGATATGATCGCCGTCCGGCTTTTTTGACGGACGCTGTCGGCGCCGATGATGGC
Proteins encoded in this region:
- a CDS encoding pseudouridine synthase, with the translated sequence MTERRETGRPRSKPAGAKGRPGGKPGNKPNHKPGPKGRPAAARGPAPEADWSEGERIAKYLARAGVASRREVERLIVEGKVTVDGRKLTSPAFKVTGKELIRVGRRTISAPEATRVWRYHKPSGLITTNVDPEGRRTIFDELPRTLPRVMTVGRLDLTTEGLLLLTNDGALARALELPASGLERTYRVRAHGTVTPEKIEKLAQGITVEGVKYQPIRAVLDRETGANNWLTVTLAEGKKREVRRALESLDLMVNRLIRVSYGPFELVDLKPGQVDEVPPDLLAQAVGHLYEGLGGGDIAPRKAPATPRKPASKSGRSGLKTAPRPAGKPRGKPGRKPDEEWSTSAERSSPKSRLGSKPSSGKLSANRKRSKPR
- a CDS encoding EAL domain-containing protein; its protein translation is MNAFQLDPSMLKGPSETSPQIIESSLRAIREHLDMPVAYLSQFVNGRVVYRNVDAPGYEHLIRAGASRSMDEGYCGLIIAGRLPQMIPDTSENQLAASLPITRTMPIGSHIAIPIHLEDGTIYGMFACLSPKPNKSLNSRDLETMRLFANLATQQIHANHRTERLMREKRIRIESVLEEKAFEIAYQPIVDLGDMQPKGFEALSRFSAEPYRTPDIWFAEAAEVGLAAELELAAIRHAVRALNVLPADQYVSVNASPQTVINPAFAPAFAGLQLSRIVLEITEHAIIEDYDLFTKCLAPLRKRGLRIAVDDAGAGHSSLRHIIQLSPDFVKVDISLTRNVDADLARRALISALLHYTRETSAQIVAEGIETEAELRTLKLLGVRRGQGYFLGRPSINAFGTPAEEARKA
- a CDS encoding lysophospholipid acyltransferase family protein, whose translation is MSDPQQKTGYVRPRDIDNRASFWQRVQWRLETIAWDLIYWAPVKAMGPDRASNFGGWLLRKIGPRLSQHKTMRRNLKMAFPDWTDAQVEETAMAAWESAGRTAGELPHLPKIDPYTSGRVEIVGLDILDRIRDSGKGAVFISGHFANWEIMPAAITKRIPHAVMTYRALNNPHIDRRISKLRHDYGTAINAPKGIGTRELMRALAKGSPIALMNDQKFNEGVAVPFFGRDAMTAPGPTRLALKYQVPIVPVSTVRTGPARFRIEFHAPYVPEDTGDADAEILRSVTRINTFLEAQVRAHPGQWFWQHRRWPKEAWKEAGVT
- the lpxK gene encoding tetraacyldisaccharide 4'-kinase, with product MKAPHFWSAGLDPRSREAAPLTRLLLTPLAALYTFGIRRKLARAKSETIPARIVCVGNLTVGGVGKTPVVEAIRRRASEAGLRAASLSRGYGGKLEGPLKVDPAKHTSADVGDEPLMLAATGEAWIGKDRADAARAMAADGVQLIVMDDGHQNPSVAKDLSLIVIDAAAPFGNGHVLPKGPLREPVADGLARADGVILMGEGKELTAVQKSRLPVVRAGLAPAGDVPEGPLVAFAGIGRPVKFFDSLTEAGADLQDSVPYGDHHAFTDSDLKFLNDLAAARGARLITTSKDHVRLPAAERARILVFPVEARFEDEAALSALLAPILTPEKA
- a CDS encoding 3-deoxy-D-manno-octulosonic acid transferase — protein: MTLALHVYRVLTSALSPFLGFVLSARVKQGKEDFSRRNERMARHLPVLRNNGVLVWLHGASVGESRLLLELGNRLLDERPDLMLLFTSQTQTSAKLMGPMLPDNAVYTMAPIDTPAAARRFIRHWKPSLCIFGEGEIWPNLILEAQRAGAKRALVNARMTEKSAQGWQRFHQTFRALVGRFDTVLSADEDTARRLANLMGKPVVCAGNLKSALPPPAANDIELRRMHEGFKGLRKCYLAASTHDGEEALFLDAMKAAPDAALIIAPRHPERGPVIEDLLRARNIPFARRSRGEVPNQNTRVLLADTMGEMGTWFRLADAVYLGGGHTPDVGGHNPLEPIRLGKPVVSSPDVFNFAEMMEDLSERGLIRLLKTPKAIGRALVTMAPPSSSSLDLLEYEADAPMQVTLEAIRPLLPEKGLLE
- a CDS encoding lysophospholipid acyltransferase family protein gives rise to the protein MKSLLRSSIVAAILGRLIWAWMALVAHTIRWTIEVDPAARQAWRDHDGVVVASWHSRIMILPSAWIRFIRGWKDRVNRAAMLISLSPDGEAVARAIDHLDLHAIRGSAANKKKRKDKGGARAIAEAARLLKSGSAVCITPDGPRGPAEKVSPGAIMIAQRAGAPIVPYALSVNPCWRLKTWDRFIIPFPFTRGAIILGAPVEAPRSADPETVRAELQVRLDEATRRADMLSGRISETEMDPASR
- a CDS encoding HAD hydrolase-like protein, with amino-acid sequence MRAVKAAGGDPARAIMVGDSRTDERAARNAGLPFIFVPFGYEAETVEAIGADAVVSHYSQLPAALSRLIS